A single region of the Jatrophihabitans sp. GAS493 genome encodes:
- a CDS encoding SDR family NAD(P)-dependent oxidoreductase: MNDFDGLTAIVTGGASGIGAATAALLRDRGARVASLDRSYPTAAFDSTAAIFQVPCDVANAGSSAAAVALAAEHLGRLDVLINNAGIGATGDVAANDDDEWLRVLNVNVVGIARITRTALPLLVQSAHASIVNTASVVANVGVGQRALYSASKGAVQSLTLAMAADHVKQGVRVNAVAPGTADTPWVGRLLEQAQDAAAAAAALRARQPMGRLVTADEVAFAIAYLASPLSGSTTGSILAVDGGMSGLRVS, encoded by the coding sequence ATGAACGACTTCGACGGCCTGACCGCAATCGTCACCGGCGGCGCCAGCGGCATCGGCGCGGCCACCGCGGCACTGCTGCGTGACCGTGGCGCACGAGTGGCCTCGCTCGATCGCTCCTACCCGACGGCGGCATTCGACTCGACCGCAGCGATCTTCCAGGTGCCCTGCGACGTGGCCAACGCCGGATCGTCGGCCGCGGCGGTCGCCCTGGCCGCCGAACACCTCGGCCGGCTCGACGTCCTCATCAACAACGCCGGTATCGGGGCCACCGGGGACGTCGCCGCGAACGACGACGACGAGTGGCTGCGGGTACTGAACGTGAACGTCGTCGGCATCGCCCGGATCACCCGGACGGCACTGCCACTTCTCGTGCAGTCAGCCCACGCGTCGATCGTCAACACCGCTTCGGTGGTGGCCAACGTCGGGGTTGGGCAGCGGGCCCTCTACTCGGCCAGCAAGGGAGCGGTGCAGTCGCTGACGCTGGCCATGGCGGCCGACCATGTGAAGCAGGGAGTCCGGGTCAACGCGGTCGCCCCCGGCACAGCCGACACCCCGTGGGTCGGACGACTCCTGGAGCAGGCGCAGGATGCGGCCGCCGCCGCGGCGGCGCTACGCGCCCGCCAGCCGATGGGGCGTCTGGTCACCGCGGACGAGGTCGCCTTCGCCATCGCCTACCTGGCCAGCCCGTTGTCCGGCTCGACCACCGGCTCAATTCTCGCCGTCGACGGGGGCATGTCCGGCCTGCGCGTGAGCTGA
- a CDS encoding GNAT family N-acetyltransferase → MTYPSHWEADVLTADGARVHLRPITAADADRLTRFHATLSLRTRYRRYFNAMPYLSEQALFRFTNVDYHYRVALIVLVDDEIVAVGRYEGAAGSAEAEVAFVVADAYQGHGLGSVLLDHLAAAALECGITRFTATVLADNHGMLRVFTDAGYQVSSRFRGGEVDLWFEIADTQRIVAVRADRAARSAGRSQLTRRPDMPPSTARIEPVVEPDNGLAR, encoded by the coding sequence ATGACGTATCCATCCCATTGGGAAGCCGATGTGCTCACCGCGGACGGGGCCCGGGTGCACCTGCGCCCGATCACCGCCGCCGATGCCGATCGGCTGACCCGTTTTCACGCGACGCTATCGCTGCGGACCCGTTACCGGCGGTACTTCAACGCGATGCCGTATCTCTCCGAGCAGGCTCTCTTCAGATTCACCAACGTCGACTACCACTATCGGGTCGCGCTCATCGTGCTGGTCGATGATGAGATCGTCGCCGTCGGTCGCTATGAGGGCGCGGCGGGGTCGGCCGAGGCGGAGGTGGCGTTCGTTGTCGCCGACGCCTATCAGGGCCACGGCCTCGGATCGGTCCTGCTGGACCATCTCGCGGCGGCGGCGCTGGAGTGCGGAATCACCCGTTTCACCGCCACCGTTCTGGCCGATAATCACGGAATGCTCCGGGTCTTCACCGACGCCGGATATCAGGTCAGCAGCCGTTTCCGGGGCGGGGAGGTCGATCTCTGGTTCGAGATCGCCGACACTCAGCGGATCGTGGCGGTCCGGGCCGATAGAGCGGCCCGATCGGCTGGGCGCAGTCAGCTCACGCGCAGGCCGGACATGCCCCCGTCGACGGCGAGAATTGAGCCGGTGGTCGAGCCGGACAACGGGCTGGCCAGGTAG
- a CDS encoding TetR/AcrR family transcriptional regulator, whose protein sequence is MTTTLTPKGVATRARIVAGAAAEIRERGLDATTLDDIRARTNTSKSQLFHYFPGGREQLLLAVADHEAARVLDDQRPHLARLTSWASWYAWRDAVVARYRAQGTSCPLSVLMTELGRSTPAARRVTTQLIRQWEAEILAGILALQEDGEVAATLDGPQAARALIAGIQGGVSIMLSTGELTHLEAALDLGIEQLRGRSER, encoded by the coding sequence ATGACGACGACGCTGACGCCCAAGGGCGTCGCCACCAGAGCGCGAATTGTGGCCGGAGCCGCAGCTGAGATTCGCGAACGGGGGCTGGACGCTACCACCCTGGATGATATCCGAGCCCGTACGAACACCAGCAAAAGTCAGCTGTTTCACTACTTTCCGGGCGGCCGGGAGCAGTTACTGTTGGCGGTCGCGGACCACGAGGCAGCCCGGGTACTGGACGACCAGCGGCCTCATCTGGCCAGGTTGACGAGTTGGGCGAGCTGGTATGCCTGGCGCGACGCGGTGGTCGCTCGCTATCGTGCCCAGGGCACCAGTTGTCCGCTCTCCGTTCTCATGACCGAGTTAGGCCGCTCCACCCCGGCGGCTCGAAGGGTCACGACCCAACTCATCCGGCAGTGGGAGGCCGAGATCCTGGCCGGCATCCTCGCCTTGCAGGAAGACGGCGAGGTGGCGGCAACGCTGGATGGACCGCAGGCCGCCCGGGCGCTGATCGCGGGGATTCAGGGCGGCGTCTCGATCATGCTGTCCACTGGTGAGCTCACCCATCTCGAGGCGGCCCTTGACCTGGGCATCGAGCAGCTACGGGGACGTTCTGAGCGTTGA
- a CDS encoding acetoin utilization protein AcuC, with the protein MAEGRVTNERRDRIRPRGCRASVVWDDGYLDYDFGDHPLNPVRLEFTIALARELGVLDQLEMIGPTTATDSELLTVHSAAYLQAVRDASDNPQYRGYGLGTDDDPIFSGMFAASALIAGGSRRAALEVWSGRVQHSVNIAGGLHHAMRSNAAGFCVFNDVVLAIRTLLAAGAQRVAYVDVDVHHGDGVQVAFYDDPRVLTISLHQDPRTLFPGTGFPGETGTGAADGTAINVALPPGTADRGWLRAFDAIVPAAVRAFGPDVLVTQCGCDTHHEDPLANLKLSVDGQREAIARLHALAHQSAEGRWVALGGGGYGLVRCVPRTWTNLIAEAAGAPIDPATPIPAAWQDFLRRRGVSSELPAHLGEAPAPSEEPVGEWQPGGESRLDRSIAATRLATFPLLGLDPHDPRD; encoded by the coding sequence ATGGCAGAGGGGAGAGTGACGAACGAGCGGCGCGATCGGATCCGACCGCGCGGATGTCGGGCCAGCGTCGTCTGGGATGACGGTTACCTCGACTACGACTTCGGCGACCATCCGTTGAACCCGGTCCGTCTGGAGTTCACGATCGCCCTGGCCCGTGAACTCGGGGTGCTCGACCAGCTCGAGATGATCGGGCCGACGACCGCGACCGACAGTGAGCTGCTGACCGTGCACAGCGCGGCTTACCTTCAGGCCGTCCGTGATGCCAGCGATAACCCGCAGTATCGCGGCTATGGTCTCGGCACCGACGATGACCCGATATTTTCGGGGATGTTCGCTGCGTCGGCGCTGATCGCCGGCGGCTCGCGGCGCGCCGCGCTGGAGGTGTGGAGCGGCCGGGTGCAGCATTCGGTGAATATCGCCGGCGGCCTGCACCACGCGATGCGCTCCAACGCCGCAGGCTTCTGCGTCTTCAACGACGTGGTGCTGGCGATCCGAACGCTGCTCGCCGCCGGCGCGCAGCGGGTGGCCTACGTTGACGTCGACGTTCATCACGGCGACGGGGTTCAGGTCGCGTTCTACGACGATCCGCGCGTGCTGACGATCAGCCTCCACCAGGATCCGCGGACGCTGTTTCCCGGGACGGGCTTTCCCGGTGAAACGGGAACCGGGGCCGCGGACGGTACGGCGATCAACGTCGCGCTGCCGCCGGGGACCGCAGACCGCGGATGGCTACGGGCCTTCGACGCGATCGTCCCGGCTGCGGTTCGCGCGTTCGGTCCGGACGTCCTGGTGACCCAGTGCGGCTGCGACACTCATCACGAGGACCCGCTGGCCAACCTCAAGCTCTCCGTCGACGGGCAGCGTGAGGCCATCGCCCGCCTGCACGCGCTGGCCCATCAGTCAGCAGAGGGTCGCTGGGTCGCGCTCGGTGGCGGGGGCTACGGACTGGTTCGCTGCGTGCCCCGGACCTGGACGAATCTGATCGCCGAGGCGGCTGGCGCGCCGATCGATCCGGCCACTCCCATACCGGCCGCGTGGCAGGATTTCCTGCGCCGCCGCGGCGTCAGTTCCGAACTCCCCGCGCACCTCGGCGAAGCGCCGGCGCCGAGCGAGGAGCCGGTCGGGGAGTGGCAGCCGGGAGGCGAGTCGCGACTGGATCGCTCGATCGCCGCGACCAGGCTGGCCACCTTCCCGCTCCTCGGGCTCGATCCGCACGATCCGCGGGATTGA
- a CDS encoding glycoside hydrolase family 15 protein, whose translation MTDYPPIAGHGLIGDLQTAALVARDGTIDWFCGPRFDSPSLFGALLDSERGGHLRTRPVGGAFDTKQLYLPETAVLITRFLTDAGVGELVDFMLITGEEANEQRRIVRMLRCVRGTMTFEIEIAPRFDYGRQSHIVTTNDDGAVFRAGANSITLSAVREPGDARVQPQPTVDASDLAFSLTLRAGEVRGLLLETNTSTPPRAISTAEIEEYFHDTVQFWRDWSGQSTYRGRWREQMLRSAITLKLMTYAPTGGLVAAPTAALPEQIGGERNWDYRYTWVRDASFSVQALLGMGFIDEAARFGLWLRRRVEERAGTGDGPLDIMYRVDGSSDLSEETLEHWEGYRGSAPVRIGNGAASQLQLDIYGEALDSVYQLDRAGLQIGHLGWVAICNLVDWLADNWDQPEEGIWETRGGRKRFTYGRLMAWVAFDRAIRLAADHGRPASTERWVTARDAIYEQIMTHGWDPQRQAFVQQYGEPVLDASLLRMARVGFIAPQDPMWLSTLRAIDEELVSDSLVYRYDPEASPDGLRGSEGTFSLCSFAYVEALARSGRLDDARLTFEKMLTYANPLGLFSEEIAPTGEQIGNFPQAFTHLALIDAGLTLDAQLDRAAGRPRSSGAGTARASFFLSQ comes from the coding sequence ATGACTGACTACCCCCCAATCGCCGGTCACGGCCTGATCGGCGATCTGCAGACGGCGGCTCTGGTCGCCCGCGATGGCACCATCGACTGGTTCTGCGGCCCCCGCTTCGACTCACCCAGTCTCTTCGGGGCGCTGTTGGATTCCGAACGCGGTGGCCACCTGCGCACCCGGCCGGTCGGTGGCGCGTTCGACACCAAGCAGCTGTACCTGCCCGAGACGGCCGTGCTGATCACCCGTTTCCTGACTGATGCCGGCGTTGGCGAACTGGTCGACTTCATGCTCATCACGGGCGAGGAGGCCAACGAGCAGCGCCGTATCGTGCGGATGCTCAGGTGCGTGCGGGGCACGATGACGTTCGAGATCGAGATAGCCCCCCGCTTCGACTACGGGCGGCAGAGCCACATCGTCACCACCAATGACGACGGCGCAGTCTTTCGGGCCGGGGCCAACAGCATCACGCTCAGCGCGGTGCGCGAACCAGGCGACGCCCGGGTGCAGCCGCAGCCGACCGTTGACGCCTCCGACCTCGCGTTCTCGCTGACGCTGCGGGCCGGCGAGGTCCGGGGGTTGCTGCTGGAGACGAACACGTCGACTCCCCCGCGGGCAATCTCGACGGCCGAGATCGAGGAGTATTTCCACGACACGGTCCAGTTCTGGCGCGACTGGTCCGGACAGTCGACCTACCGGGGCCGGTGGCGCGAGCAGATGCTCCGTTCCGCCATCACGCTGAAGTTGATGACCTACGCCCCGACTGGGGGGCTGGTCGCCGCGCCAACGGCGGCGCTACCCGAGCAGATCGGCGGCGAGCGCAACTGGGATTACCGCTACACGTGGGTTCGCGACGCGTCATTCTCCGTCCAGGCCCTGCTCGGCATGGGCTTCATCGACGAGGCGGCCCGCTTCGGGCTCTGGCTGCGCCGGCGGGTCGAGGAGCGGGCCGGCACCGGCGACGGGCCACTGGACATCATGTACCGCGTCGACGGCTCGTCGGACCTGAGCGAGGAGACGCTTGAACACTGGGAGGGCTACCGCGGCTCGGCCCCGGTCCGGATCGGCAACGGCGCGGCCAGTCAGCTACAGCTGGACATCTACGGTGAGGCGCTGGACAGCGTCTATCAGCTGGACCGGGCCGGACTGCAGATCGGGCACCTCGGCTGGGTCGCGATCTGCAATCTGGTCGATTGGCTGGCCGACAACTGGGACCAGCCCGAGGAGGGTATCTGGGAGACCCGCGGCGGCCGGAAGCGATTCACCTACGGTCGGTTGATGGCCTGGGTCGCCTTCGACCGGGCGATCCGGCTCGCCGCCGACCACGGCCGACCGGCATCGACCGAGCGCTGGGTCACTGCCCGCGACGCCATCTACGAACAGATCATGACGCATGGCTGGGACCCGCAACGTCAAGCGTTCGTGCAGCAATACGGCGAGCCGGTGCTCGATGCGTCGCTACTTCGGATGGCCCGCGTCGGCTTCATCGCGCCGCAGGACCCGATGTGGCTGTCGACGCTGCGCGCGATCGACGAGGAACTGGTCTCCGACAGCCTCGTCTACCGCTACGACCCGGAGGCCTCACCGGACGGGCTCCGCGGCTCTGAGGGCACCTTCTCGCTCTGCAGCTTTGCCTACGTCGAGGCCCTGGCCCGCTCCGGCCGTCTGGATGACGCCCGGCTCACCTTCGAGAAGATGCTCACCTACGCCAACCCCCTCGGCCTCTTCTCCGAGGAGATCGCGCCGACCGGCGAGCAGATCGGCAACTTCCCGCAGGCCTTCACCCATCTCGCGCTCATCGATGCCGGCCTGACGCTGGACGCCCAACTCGACCGGGCCGCCGGTCGCCCCCGTTCATCCGGCGCCGGCACCGCCCGTGCGTCGTTCTTCCTCAGCCAGTAA
- a CDS encoding cell wall metabolism sensor histidine kinase WalK gives MRGWFRGLSLRRQLLLVVLGLLLASSLALIFATSIALHTYLVGKLDQQLVAAGNRYSVSLEHSNDHDADNGGFSSVVGQPVGTLGARILNGQVTAAGIIADDSSTQSVSARDQAVIATLPVGGARDVHLPDLGEYRVVVTAGQDGDLQVAGLPKHPVEETIARFMLIEVIVFAVALLLTGIVAAFSIRLTLRPMERISRTARRVTDLPLGRGEVQLPEPLVNEAPGTEIGQLTDAVNRMLQHLQGAFAERQASEDLLRHFVADASHELRTPVAVIGSHAEYIEMTESTLSDSAAEALSRIRAESARMGDLVQDLLLLARLDSGRPLRHASVDLTRILLDAVIDGRALSPDHEWNLDLPEEETVVTGDESSLRQLVVNLIANAVEHTPAGTRITVRLTQEDGCAIATVCDDGPGIAPEFLPHIFERFARGDTSRAHRGGEGGLGLAIVAAIARAHDATVTVTSRPGATLFALTIALRGAVIPYG, from the coding sequence TTGCGAGGCTGGTTTCGCGGACTCAGCCTGCGTCGCCAGCTGCTGCTGGTGGTGCTCGGCCTGCTGCTGGCGAGCTCGCTCGCACTCATCTTCGCCACGTCGATCGCGCTGCACACGTATCTGGTGGGGAAGCTCGATCAGCAGCTGGTGGCGGCCGGCAACCGTTACTCGGTGTCGCTCGAGCACTCAAACGATCATGACGCCGACAACGGCGGCTTCTCCTCGGTGGTCGGCCAGCCGGTCGGGACACTCGGCGCCCGCATTCTCAACGGCCAGGTCACGGCGGCCGGGATCATCGCCGACGACTCCAGCACCCAGTCGGTCTCGGCCCGCGACCAGGCGGTGATCGCCACCCTGCCCGTCGGCGGGGCGCGTGACGTCCACCTACCTGATCTAGGCGAGTACCGGGTCGTCGTCACCGCCGGGCAGGATGGCGACCTGCAGGTGGCCGGCCTTCCGAAGCACCCGGTCGAGGAGACGATCGCGCGGTTCATGCTGATCGAGGTCATCGTCTTTGCCGTCGCGCTGCTGCTGACCGGCATCGTCGCTGCGTTCTCCATCCGCCTCACCCTGCGACCGATGGAGCGCATCTCCCGCACCGCTCGACGGGTCACCGATCTGCCGCTGGGGCGGGGCGAGGTGCAGCTACCCGAGCCACTGGTGAACGAGGCGCCCGGCACCGAGATCGGACAGCTCACCGACGCCGTCAACCGGATGCTGCAGCACCTCCAAGGTGCCTTCGCCGAGCGGCAGGCCAGCGAAGACCTGCTGCGGCACTTCGTCGCCGACGCCAGTCACGAACTGCGCACCCCGGTCGCCGTCATCGGCAGCCACGCCGAGTACATCGAGATGACGGAGTCCACGCTCTCCGATAGCGCCGCGGAGGCGCTGAGCAGAATCCGCGCCGAGTCGGCCCGGATGGGCGATCTGGTGCAGGATCTGCTGCTGCTGGCTCGCCTCGACTCCGGTCGGCCGCTACGCCACGCGTCCGTCGACCTCACCCGCATCCTGCTCGATGCGGTGATCGACGGTCGAGCACTGAGCCCCGACCACGAGTGGAATCTGGACCTCCCGGAGGAGGAGACGGTCGTCACCGGCGACGAATCCTCGCTACGTCAACTGGTGGTCAACCTGATCGCCAACGCCGTGGAGCACACGCCGGCCGGAACCAGGATCACGGTGCGGCTGACCCAGGAGGACGGGTGCGCAATCGCCACCGTCTGCGACGACGGGCCGGGCATCGCGCCGGAGTTCCTGCCCCACATCTTCGAGCGTTTCGCCCGGGGCGACACCTCACGCGCGCACCGGGGCGGCGAGGGCGGGTTGGGCCTGGCGATCGTCGCGGCGATTGCCCGCGCCCATGACGCCACGGTGACCGTGACGAGCCGGCCGGGGGCGACGCTCTTCGCCCTCACGATCGCCTTGCGGGGGGCCGTCATCCCATACGGATGA
- a CDS encoding response regulator transcription factor gives MTLKSPPLQGLHGAALRALVVEDEPNLADVLVRMLTFDGWQAEKAADGTTAIRLAREFRPDVVVLDVTLPDISGLDVLKRLREENPSVSVLFLTAKDSLEDRIAGITAGGDDYVTKPFSFQEVSARLRGLVRRAGLTRADGMDGLRVGDLTMDEEAREVRRHDTLIDLTATEFELLRLLMRNPRVVLSKAQILDRVWSYDFGGGGHVVELYISYLRRKIDSGRAPMIHTVRGIGYVLKPASNDIAASASDAGPAT, from the coding sequence GTGACGCTCAAATCGCCCCCACTGCAGGGACTCCACGGGGCGGCCCTGCGGGCCCTGGTCGTAGAGGACGAACCCAACCTGGCCGATGTGCTGGTGCGAATGCTGACCTTCGACGGCTGGCAGGCCGAGAAGGCCGCCGACGGGACGACGGCCATCCGGCTGGCGCGGGAGTTCAGGCCCGACGTGGTTGTCCTCGACGTGACGCTGCCCGACATCAGTGGCCTCGACGTGCTGAAGCGACTCCGGGAGGAGAACCCGTCGGTGAGTGTGCTGTTTCTGACCGCCAAGGACTCGCTGGAGGACCGGATCGCCGGAATCACCGCCGGCGGCGACGACTACGTAACCAAGCCGTTCAGCTTTCAGGAGGTGTCGGCGCGGCTGCGCGGCCTGGTTCGCCGGGCCGGGCTGACCCGTGCCGACGGCATGGACGGCCTGCGCGTCGGCGACCTGACGATGGACGAGGAGGCCCGTGAGGTCCGCCGCCACGACACCCTCATCGATCTCACCGCCACCGAGTTCGAGCTGCTTCGGCTGTTGATGCGAAATCCCCGGGTAGTGCTCTCGAAGGCTCAGATCCTCGACCGGGTGTGGAGCTACGACTTCGGCGGAGGCGGTCACGTCGTTGAGCTTTACATCAGCTACCTGCGACGCAAGATCGATTCCGGCCGGGCCCCGATGATCCACACGGTCCGGGGCATCGGCTACGTCCTGAAACCCGCCAGCAATGACATCGCTGCCTCGGCGAGCGACGCCGGCCCGGCGACGTGA
- the glsA gene encoding glutaminase A, with protein MPIDPAGGAGNPVTDALEEVLRRAAEVQSGAVADYIPELALIDPELLAISATSVLGHQYSAGSSEAEFTIQSISKPFVYALALADLGVEEVHSHVGFEPSGEPFNAISLDPAGRPANPLINAGAIVTSALIDAPTPQARFERIRSVLSAFAGRELQLDERVYASESETGHRNRALGHLTLAAGALPRGVADATEVYFQQCALLVTAADLAMMGATLANAGVNPVTNVEVVTSEVARQTLSLMTSCGMYDRAGEWAFRVGMPAKSGVGGGIVAVKPGQFGVGVFSPRLDEAGNSARGTRALTLLSQEFELNLLEHHHAPASPIQELAVTASGGMTVSLRGEIDFIAVEQLVHDVREAAGGDPADASSITIDLTAVTRVGLAAARLLTAAAAGRSAWGSTVQVVDPSHLLAVALTG; from the coding sequence GTGCCGATTGACCCGGCCGGTGGTGCTGGAAATCCGGTGACCGACGCGCTGGAGGAGGTACTGCGGCGAGCGGCGGAGGTGCAGTCGGGTGCGGTCGCCGACTACATTCCCGAACTTGCGCTGATCGATCCAGAACTGCTCGCGATCTCGGCCACCAGCGTCCTCGGGCATCAATACAGTGCGGGTTCCTCCGAGGCCGAGTTCACGATCCAGTCGATCTCAAAACCGTTTGTGTACGCCCTCGCCCTCGCCGATCTCGGAGTCGAGGAGGTCCACAGCCACGTGGGGTTCGAGCCCAGCGGCGAGCCGTTCAACGCGATCAGTCTCGACCCTGCCGGCCGCCCGGCGAATCCGTTGATCAATGCCGGCGCCATCGTCACCTCTGCCCTCATCGACGCCCCGACGCCACAGGCTCGCTTCGAGCGGATCCGGTCCGTCCTCTCCGCCTTCGCCGGACGCGAACTGCAGCTAGACGAACGGGTCTACGCGTCGGAGTCCGAAACCGGCCACCGCAATCGCGCCCTGGGACACCTCACGCTGGCCGCCGGTGCGCTGCCGCGTGGGGTGGCCGATGCCACCGAGGTCTACTTCCAACAGTGTGCGCTGCTGGTGACGGCGGCCGACCTGGCCATGATGGGAGCAACCCTCGCCAATGCCGGTGTCAATCCAGTGACGAACGTCGAGGTGGTCACCTCCGAGGTGGCCCGCCAGACCCTCTCCCTGATGACCAGTTGCGGGATGTACGACCGGGCCGGCGAGTGGGCGTTCCGGGTGGGGATGCCGGCCAAGTCCGGGGTCGGTGGCGGCATCGTCGCCGTGAAACCTGGACAGTTCGGCGTCGGCGTCTTCAGCCCGCGGTTGGATGAGGCGGGCAACAGCGCGCGCGGGACACGAGCGCTGACCCTGCTCTCGCAGGAGTTCGAACTGAATCTGCTGGAGCATCACCACGCGCCGGCCTCGCCGATCCAGGAACTGGCCGTCACCGCGTCCGGCGGTATGACCGTCTCGCTCCGCGGGGAGATCGACTTCATCGCGGTCGAGCAGCTGGTGCATGACGTCCGGGAGGCGGCCGGTGGCGACCCGGCCGACGCCTCCTCGATCACCATCGACCTCACCGCCGTAACCCGCGTCGGCCTGGCGGCGGCTCGCCTGCTGACCGCGGCGGCCGCCGGACGCTCGGCCTGGGGATCGACCGTTCAGGTCGTTGATCCGTCGCACTTACTGGCGGTCGCACTTACTGGCTGA
- a CDS encoding MFS transporter has protein sequence MTGQPNASPARRILLPLALAQFICSFAGSNMNVMINDMSRDLDTTVQGIQTAITLFLLVMAALMIPGGKLTDRYGRTRCFTVGLVVYGVGAVLSALAPGLGVLILGNSILEGIGTALLIPPVYILTTLFFTEVTSRARAFGVISALGGVGAAAGPLIGGLITSAISWRGAFIFQALVIVAIIVLSRGIEDPVPADPTRPFDVTGAVLSGLGLVLFVMGILAADNNGLLMLGLMVAGAAVLASFFWWIRSKERAGQEPLLSTALFANRTSNLALVTQNAQWLILLGTSFTVATYLQVVRGYDAIQTGVIFTAATLGLLASSLGAEWFAKRLAQRTLILLGFVVTIAGIAVLIVMVSGSTGPWGFAPGLLLIGFGLGAMLTPSVNVVQGSFAEDLQGEISGLSRCISNLGSSFGTAIAGTILVSDLSHGGYAAAMVALAAAGVIGLAAATMLPKVALAKAAAPA, from the coding sequence ATGACCGGGCAGCCGAACGCGAGTCCGGCGCGCCGGATTCTGTTACCCCTGGCGCTGGCTCAATTCATCTGCAGCTTCGCCGGCTCGAACATGAACGTGATGATCAACGACATGAGCCGGGATCTGGACACCACGGTGCAGGGCATCCAGACGGCGATCACGCTCTTCCTGCTGGTGATGGCCGCACTGATGATCCCGGGCGGCAAGCTCACCGACCGTTACGGGCGTACCCGCTGCTTCACGGTAGGTCTGGTGGTTTACGGGGTCGGTGCGGTGCTCAGTGCACTCGCACCCGGTCTCGGCGTGCTCATCCTGGGCAACTCGATCTTGGAGGGGATCGGCACCGCGCTGCTGATCCCTCCGGTCTACATCCTGACGACGCTCTTCTTCACTGAAGTCACCTCCAGGGCGCGCGCCTTCGGCGTGATCAGTGCGCTCGGTGGCGTCGGCGCCGCCGCCGGCCCGCTCATCGGTGGTCTCATCACTTCGGCGATCAGCTGGCGGGGCGCCTTCATCTTCCAGGCCCTCGTCATCGTCGCAATCATCGTGCTCAGCCGTGGGATCGAAGACCCGGTGCCAGCCGATCCGACACGTCCGTTCGACGTGACTGGCGCGGTCCTGTCCGGGCTCGGTCTGGTGCTGTTCGTCATGGGGATTCTGGCCGCCGACAACAACGGACTGTTGATGCTGGGGCTGATGGTGGCCGGCGCCGCGGTGCTGGCCTCGTTCTTCTGGTGGATCCGCAGCAAGGAGCGGGCCGGCCAGGAGCCGCTGCTGTCTACCGCACTCTTCGCCAACCGCACCTCCAATCTCGCGCTCGTCACCCAGAACGCGCAGTGGCTCATCCTGCTCGGCACGTCCTTCACCGTCGCCACCTACCTGCAGGTGGTACGCGGCTACGACGCCATCCAGACCGGCGTCATCTTCACCGCCGCGACGTTGGGTCTTCTCGCGTCCTCGCTCGGCGCTGAATGGTTTGCCAAGCGGCTGGCCCAACGGACGCTCATCCTGCTCGGCTTCGTGGTGACGATCGCCGGAATCGCGGTCCTCATCGTGATGGTGAGCGGCTCGACCGGTCCATGGGGGTTCGCCCCGGGGTTGCTGCTGATCGGATTCGGTCTGGGCGCGATGCTCACCCCATCCGTGAACGTGGTGCAGGGGAGCTTTGCCGAGGATCTCCAGGGTGAGATCTCCGGACTCTCGCGCTGCATCTCCAATCTCGGGTCCTCGTTCGGCACCGCGATAGCCGGCACCATCCTGGTCTCCGACCTCAGCCACGGCGGCTATGCGGCGGCGATGGTCGCGCTGGCCGCCGCCGGAGTCATCGGACTGGCCGCCGCCACAATGCTGCCCAAAGTCGCGCTAGCAAAGGCGGCGGCACCGGCCTGA